In Fusobacterium massiliense, a single window of DNA contains:
- a CDS encoding 2-hydroxyacyl-CoA dehydratase subunit D — protein MAKMEKLPNKTPRPIEGHKPAAAILRGVVDKVYDNAWQAKKRGELVGWSSSKFPIELAKAFDLNVVYPENHAASAAAKKDGLRLCQAAEDMGYDNDICGYARISLAYAAGEPTDARRMPQPDFLLCCNNICNMMTKWYENIARMHNIPLIMIDIPFSNTVDTPEEKVDYLVGQFDHAIKQLEELTGKKFDEKKFEAACDRANRTASAWLKACKYMGYKPSPLSGFDLFNHMADIVAARCDEEAAMGFELLADEFEQSIKDGTSTWEYPEEHRILFEGIPCWPGLKPLFEPLKDNGVNVTAVVYAPAFGFRYHNVREMAAAYCKAPCSVCIETGVEWRETMAKENGISGALVNYNRSCKPWSGAMPEIERRWKEDLGIPVVHFDGDQADERNFSTEQYNTRVQGLVEIMQERKEEKLAKGEEVYTNFENTKETDWSKPTLKD, from the coding sequence ATGGCTAAAATGGAAAAATTACCTAATAAGACACCTAGACCAATAGAAGGACATAAACCGGCAGCAGCAATCTTAAGAGGAGTTGTTGATAAAGTTTATGATAATGCTTGGCAAGCTAAAAAGAGAGGAGAATTAGTAGGGTGGAGTTCTTCAAAATTCCCTATCGAACTTGCAAAAGCATTTGATTTAAATGTTGTATACCCAGAAAACCATGCAGCTTCTGCAGCAGCTAAAAAAGATGGATTAAGACTTTGTCAAGCAGCAGAAGATATGGGATATGACAATGATATTTGTGGATATGCAAGAATAAGTTTGGCATATGCAGCTGGAGAACCAACTGATGCAAGAAGAATGCCTCAACCAGACTTTTTATTGTGTTGTAATAATATCTGTAATATGATGACTAAATGGTATGAAAATATTGCAAGAATGCATAACATTCCATTAATAATGATAGATATACCTTTTTCAAATACTGTTGATACTCCAGAAGAAAAAGTTGATTATTTAGTAGGACAATTTGATCATGCTATAAAACAATTAGAAGAATTAACAGGAAAGAAATTTGATGAAAAGAAATTTGAAGCAGCTTGTGATAGAGCAAACAGAACTGCTTCAGCTTGGTTAAAAGCTTGTAAATATATGGGATATAAACCATCTCCATTAAGTGGATTCGATTTATTTAACCATATGGCTGATATAGTTGCAGCAAGATGTGATGAAGAAGCAGCTATGGGATTTGAATTACTTGCTGATGAATTTGAACAATCTATAAAAGATGGAACATCTACTTGGGAATATCCAGAAGAACATAGAATACTATTTGAAGGAATTCCTTGTTGGCCAGGATTGAAACCATTATTCGAGCCATTAAAAGATAATGGTGTAAACGTAACTGCAGTTGTTTATGCTCCAGCATTTGGATTTAGATATCACAATGTAAGAGAAATGGCAGCAGCTTACTGTAAAGCTCCTTGTTCTGTATGTATTGAAACAGGAGTTGAATGGAGAGAAACTATGGCTAAAGAAAATGGTATAAGTGGAGCACTTGTAAACTATAACCGTAGTTGTAAACCTTGGAGTGGTGCAATGCCAGAAATAGAAAGAAGATGGAAAGAAGATTTAGGAATTCCAGTTGTTCACTTTGATGGAGACCAAGCTGATGAAAGAAACTTCTCAACAGAACAATATAATACAAGAGTTCAAGGGCTTGTTGAAATAATGCAAGAAAGAAAAGAAGAAAAGTTAGCTAAAGGTGAAGAAGTATACACTAACTTTGAAAATACTAAAGAAACAGATTGGTCAAAACCAACTTTAAAAGATTAA
- a CDS encoding 2-hydroxyacyl-CoA dehydratase subunit D translates to MAEIKELLEQFKYYAENPRKQLDKYLAEGKKAVGIFPYYAPEEIVYAGGMVPFGVWGGQGPIEKAKDYFPTFYYSLALRCLEMALDGTLDGLSASMITTLDDTLRPFSQNYKVSAGRKIPMVFLNHGQHRKEEFGKKYNAKIFNKAKEELEKICDVKITDENLKKAFVVYNENRAEKRKFIKLAASHPQSIKASDRSNVLKSSYFMLKDEHTALLKQLNEKLEALAEEKWDGVRVVTSGVITDNPGLLEVFDNYKVCVVADDVAHESRALKIDIDLSIEDPMLALADQFARMDEDPILYDPDIYKRPKYVLDLVKDNKADGCLLFMMNFNDTEEMEYPSLKQAFDAAKVPLIKMGYDQQMVDFGQVKTQLETFNELVQLSRW, encoded by the coding sequence ATGGCTGAAATTAAGGAATTGTTGGAACAATTTAAGTACTATGCAGAAAACCCAAGAAAGCAATTAGATAAATATCTTGCTGAAGGTAAGAAAGCAGTAGGAATATTCCCTTACTATGCACCAGAAGAAATTGTTTACGCAGGTGGAATGGTTCCGTTCGGTGTATGGGGAGGACAAGGACCTATTGAAAAAGCAAAGGATTATTTCCCTACTTTCTATTACTCACTAGCACTAAGATGTTTAGAAATGGCTTTAGATGGAACTTTAGATGGATTATCTGCATCAATGATTACTACATTAGACGATACATTAAGACCATTTTCACAAAACTATAAAGTAAGTGCTGGAAGAAAAATACCTATGGTTTTCTTAAATCATGGTCAACATAGAAAAGAAGAATTTGGTAAAAAATATAATGCTAAAATATTCAATAAAGCTAAAGAAGAATTAGAAAAGATTTGTGATGTAAAAATTACAGATGAAAACTTAAAGAAAGCATTCGTTGTTTATAATGAAAATAGAGCAGAAAAAAGAAAATTCATAAAATTAGCAGCTTCTCACCCACAATCAATAAAAGCTTCTGATAGATCTAATGTTTTAAAAAGTTCATATTTTATGCTTAAAGATGAACATACAGCTCTATTAAAACAATTAAATGAAAAATTAGAAGCATTAGCTGAAGAAAAATGGGACGGAGTAAGAGTAGTAACTAGTGGAGTTATTACTGATAACCCAGGACTTTTAGAAGTATTTGATAACTATAAAGTATGTGTAGTAGCTGATGATGTGGCTCATGAATCAAGAGCATTAAAAATAGATATAGATTTATCTATTGAAGATCCTATGTTAGCTCTTGCAGATCAATTTGCTCGTATGGACGAAGATCCAATACTTTATGACCCAGATATATATAAGAGACCTAAGTATGTGTTAGACTTAGTTAAAGACAATAAAGCAGATGGTTGCTTACTATTTATGATGAACTTCAATGATACGGAAGAAATGGAATACCCATCATTGAAACAAGCATTTGATGCTGCTAAAGTTCCATTAATCAAAATGGGATATGATCAACAAATGGTAGACTTTGGACAAGTAAAAACACAACTTGAAACATTTAATGAATTAGTACAATTAAGCAGATGGTAG
- a CDS encoding leucine-rich repeat domain-containing protein, protein MDQNLWEYDDFIFKGDELKGMTAKGKDKVKTGGQTDLVIPATTPDGLPVKKIADNAFYRRGLTSVVIPETVESIGYDAFGVCKLKEVKLPEALVNIEGFAFYRNKLTKVEFGSKVKKLEPSSFALNELSEISLPEGLEYIGASAFFKNAFSSITIPASVQKIDMYAFKKNNIGKVVVPSTVNLHINAFEANTTVERA, encoded by the coding sequence ATGGACCAAAATTTATGGGAATATGATGATTTCATATTTAAAGGTGACGAACTAAAAGGAATGACAGCAAAAGGTAAGGATAAAGTAAAAACTGGAGGTCAAACTGATTTAGTAATACCTGCAACTACTCCTGACGGATTACCTGTTAAAAAAATAGCTGATAATGCTTTTTATAGAAGAGGGTTAACTTCTGTTGTAATACCTGAAACTGTTGAAAGTATAGGATATGATGCTTTTGGTGTATGTAAATTAAAAGAAGTAAAATTACCTGAAGCATTAGTTAATATAGAAGGTTTTGCTTTCTATAGAAATAAATTAACTAAAGTTGAATTTGGAAGCAAAGTAAAAAAATTAGAACCAAGCTCATTTGCACTAAATGAACTTTCAGAAATTTCTTTACCAGAAGGCTTAGAATACATTGGAGCATCTGCATTTTTCAAAAATGCTTTTTCTTCAATAACTATACCAGCTTCAGTTCAAAAAATAGATATGTATGCTTTCAAAAAAAATAATATAGGAAAAGTTGTTGTACCAAGTACAGTAAACTTACATATTAATGCCTTTGAAGCTAACACAACTGTTGAAAGAGCTTAG
- a CDS encoding phosphatase PAP2 family protein: MINKIKIKTFFLNSLLFIFLYKISEIYSKGLNNIPSVYMEWEKSIPFIPIFIIPYMTSGILFAISFFIFNDEKKLITYSKKTATLTILSVILFFIFPLQFSFEKPVVNNFFYKILFKSLAMFDSNFNQCPSLHVSYSFMYIYVFFKELKTKIKYFICIWSFLISISVLFVYQHHFIDYIGGLIMFIIVTIIYRK; this comes from the coding sequence ATGATAAATAAAATAAAAATAAAAACATTTTTTTTAAACTCACTACTTTTTATATTTCTTTATAAAATCTCAGAAATTTATTCAAAAGGATTAAATAATATTCCTTCCGTATATATGGAGTGGGAAAAATCTATACCTTTCATCCCTATATTTATTATTCCTTACATGACATCAGGAATATTATTTGCAATATCATTTTTTATTTTTAATGATGAAAAAAAATTGATAACTTATTCAAAAAAAACAGCAACTTTAACAATATTATCTGTTATTTTATTTTTTATTTTTCCATTACAATTCAGTTTTGAAAAACCAGTAGTAAACAATTTTTTTTATAAAATATTATTTAAAAGTTTAGCAATGTTTGATAGTAATTTTAATCAATGTCCTTCATTACATGTTAGTTATTCATTTATGTATATCTATGTTTTTTTTAAAGAATTAAAAACAAAAATTAAGTATTTTATTTGTATTTGGAGCTTTTTGATATCAATATCAGTATTATTTGTTTATCAACATCATTTTATTGATTATATTGGAGGCTTAATAATGTTTATAATAGTTACTATTATTTATAGGAAATAA
- a CDS encoding SDR family NAD(P)-dependent oxidoreductase, with protein MQKILITGASSGIGRELAKILAKDMKKIFLLARSIEKLKELKEELENIYPNLECETLKFDLSDIEYIDNIVEKCDVDTVINCAGFGRLDKFLNISLEEEIKTINVNYVAPIVLTRKYIDKFLKENKGLIVNICSTAALYYHPYMNIYSSTKAGLLHYSLGIDEELKSMKSNVRVLSICPGPTETNFFDKNIQKKFGSSQKLMMSAQDVAKEIIKSIDKKKTFSIIGFRNKISMFLLDILPISMQLKLLSIILGKVLK; from the coding sequence ATGCAAAAGATATTAATAACAGGAGCAAGTTCAGGAATTGGTAGAGAATTAGCTAAAATTTTAGCTAAAGATATGAAAAAAATCTTTTTATTAGCTCGTTCTATTGAAAAATTAAAAGAATTAAAAGAAGAATTAGAAAATATATATCCAAATTTAGAATGTGAGACATTAAAATTCGATTTATCAGATATAGAGTACATAGATAATATTGTAGAGAAATGTGATGTTGATACAGTAATAAACTGTGCTGGATTTGGTAGATTAGATAAATTTTTAAATATATCATTGGAAGAAGAAATTAAAACTATAAATGTAAATTATGTAGCTCCGATAGTTTTAACAAGAAAATATATAGATAAATTTTTAAAAGAAAATAAAGGATTAATAGTAAATATCTGTTCAACAGCAGCACTTTATTATCATCCTTATATGAATATTTATTCTTCAACTAAAGCAGGGCTACTTCATTATTCTTTAGGAATAGATGAGGAATTAAAAAGTATGAAATCTAATGTGAGAGTTTTATCAATTTGCCCAGGTCCGACTGAAACAAATTTTTTTGATAAAAATATTCAAAAAAAATTTGGAAGTTCACAAAAATTAATGATGTCAGCTCAAGATGTTGCTAAGGAAATTATAAAATCTATAGATAAGAAAAAAACTTTTTCTATAATAGGTTTTAGAAATAAAATTTCTATGTTTTTATTAGATATATTACCTATTTCAATGCAACTTAAATTGTTATCTATAATATTAGGAAAGGTATTAAAATGA
- a CDS encoding glycosyltransferase: MKILFYIILILTIILFVLKLLFSVFYYYKINKKTKDEIDESKYTVLQPILSGDSRLEETLEENLRNTSNMLFIWLVDKSDSEAIRIVKEISEKEKYLERIVNIYLDDVPQNINPKIFKLAQGLKYIKTEYTIVLDDDSVLDIKKMNEMSLYENTQEELIVTGIPYNYNISGFFSKMISAFINSNSIFTYFSMSFLNENKTINGMFYIIKTEILKKYNAFEEIKYWLCDDLALATYLLSMGVKIKQSTIFCNVRNTVPNLRKYILLIKRWLLFGKIYMKNAFSIKFLFIIFLPISLPAILLFYSFYLGIDYIILIFNLFVGKVVLYYITRRIIYNDRGSKNKLEEIEEISLELVSELLLPFLIIYTFSTKPTIVWRNKKIKVIDGKIHYEI; encoded by the coding sequence ATGAAAATATTATTTTATATTATACTAATACTTACAATAATTTTATTTGTTTTAAAATTATTATTTTCTGTTTTTTATTATTATAAAATAAATAAAAAAACAAAAGATGAAATAGATGAAAGTAAGTATACAGTTTTACAGCCTATTTTATCAGGAGATTCGAGACTCGAAGAAACTTTAGAAGAAAATTTAAGAAATACTTCAAATATGTTATTTATTTGGTTAGTAGATAAATCAGACAGTGAGGCAATTAGGATAGTTAAAGAAATTTCAGAAAAAGAAAAATATTTAGAAAGAATAGTAAATATATACTTAGATGATGTTCCTCAAAATATTAATCCTAAGATTTTTAAATTAGCTCAAGGCTTAAAATATATAAAAACTGAGTATACGATTGTTTTAGATGATGATTCTGTATTAGATATAAAAAAAATGAATGAGATGAGCCTATATGAAAATACTCAAGAAGAATTGATAGTAACAGGGATTCCTTATAACTATAATATAAGTGGTTTTTTCTCAAAAATGATATCAGCTTTCATTAATAGTAATTCTATTTTTACATATTTTTCTATGTCATTTTTAAATGAAAATAAAACAATAAATGGTATGTTTTATATAATAAAAACTGAAATTTTAAAAAAATATAATGCTTTTGAAGAAATAAAATATTGGCTATGTGATGATTTAGCACTTGCAACTTATTTATTATCAATGGGAGTAAAGATAAAACAAAGTACAATTTTTTGTAATGTAAGAAATACTGTGCCAAATCTTAGAAAATATATTTTACTAATAAAAAGATGGTTATTATTTGGAAAAATATATATGAAAAATGCCTTTTCAATAAAGTTTTTATTTATAATATTTCTTCCAATTTCACTACCAGCTATATTATTGTTTTATAGTTTTTATTTAGGGATAGATTATATAATACTAATTTTTAATTTATTTGTTGGAAAAGTTGTACTTTATTACATCACAAGAAGAATAATATATAATGATAGAGGTAGTAAGAATAAATTAGAAGAGATAGAAGAAATATCCTTGGAGTTAGTTAGTGAACTATTACTTCCTTTTTTAATAATATATACATTTTCAACCAAGCCTACAATAGTATGGAGAAATAAGAAAATAAAAGTTATAGATGGGAAAATACATTATGAAATTTAA